AAATGCAGCATTTAAGTCGTTTCCCCCTTCCAGTGGAAACCGTTTGTCCATGTAGCGTAGTATGCGCAAGTACAAACCAAGTTAAAATGTATTTCTCGCTCCCAAAACTGGAAAGCTACTTCAATGCAGCCACACGTTACTTAGTTAGCTTTCTAGCTACGTTTAGGTACACAGTACCACGAGCAAAGAGTCTGCCTGGTGTGGAACTGTCTCAGAAGTATGTGATTTAAGCTCAGTAAGCAAAGCAAACCGTTCGGTTTTTTCAGAGTTGGCAGCAAGTCGAGCGAAAGAAATAATCAGTGATAAACACGCTAAGATTGCTAGCATTAATTTTTAGCGTTATACACAAGAGCATGAAAACCGCAACGAAAACACCACTGACCACAGTGCCTTGACGTACATGTGCGCTTAAAACAGTGCTCCCGAAGCACAGCTATAAATTTCAACAattcggggtttttttttcttaaaaaaaaaaattatgacagTCCAAACGTTAATTAGCCAACTTGCTACGTAACGTTAGCTCCGGGCATTGACAGGTCGGCAGGAAGGCAAGCGAAATCCTGCGTGCTGTGTCcactgctctgcccttttcacACACTTCACTGAGACAGAACGGATTGCAGGGAAAGGGGAAGAAAGACCGGATCAGAGGAAGGCGATGACAACACTGCAAGGTTAGCCAATTCCCTGACATTGACCTCCAAAGCGAACAGCTAGACttatttttcttctcctctccgGATATGTTCTTCTAAGCCTAACTACGTAAGCTAGAGTCGGGTAGACTCTAAGCTAGACTCTTTATCAGCAGGCGCGGCTAACTTATGCTAGCACGTTAATGCTAGCCGAAAATGAAAGGTGCTGTGTCAGCTTGAATACAGAGAGGGGCCTTAGTCTTTGCTCGTCTTGACGTTTCAACGTAAAGCCGGTGAATTTTTTTCGTCAGACATATGTGGTTATAACTTGGTTCCCGAGCTTCTGACCTCAAACCAGGTTTGGTGAAACATGCTGGCGTTGTTTCGAGAGAGTTGCTGTTGGATTGACAGCACTACCAAGTTAGCTGGGATCTGTACTGGTAATTACACCTTGCGAAAAGTGCTTAAAATATAGATCATCACTCTTTCTATAAATGTCatcgagaaaaaaaaagcccaagGGCAGTTAAGCAGATGTACCCACTTTAGTTTGGTTTAGCTGAGCGTTTTCTGCGGTCGATTCAAGAATACGTAGAGGTATCAGCTGTTATCCTGGCATACGTGGATTTCCCACTGTCTACATTCTCAACCCCAGGGCATTCCCAAGCAGGGTGTAGACCATTACTTCATCTGTGCCACGCACGTACTTTCATCTGCAGATATCTCTGCCATCTGTGCATCAAGGTTGTTTTTGAAAACTTATGCCTGTAAACATTCCTGATATGATCACATGTGAAGtatttggggaaaaaatgttttcaaattttaGCTGAGAAaatcctttcttttttcttcttgattTTCCAGACACTGAGGATGCCAGTGAAACTGATCTTGCCAAACATGACGAAGATGACTATGTGGAAATTAAGGAGCAGTAAGTTTCTTGCCAACTGTGGATCAGCAGCTCTAACCTTTCACTGAAAATCATTTTTGGTGATGAAAGTTTTAAGTTACTGTGCTATTGTAAGGGGATTGGGACTTTAGCTTTTCTTTCATTGCAGAATGTATCAAGACAAACTGGCCTCTCTGAAAAGGCAGCTGCAGCAGTTACAAGAAGGTAATCATTTTGGCTTATTTTCACATGAATGGAGGTGTCAGGAATTGTCCATATTTGAAGGactgctgccttttattgtgTGGTACTGTGTGTGAGCATGAGGATTAATTTTGACTAAATATTTGTCAAGGGCATAGCCAAAACCTTACTTATTAGTCATGGTGCTTAGTGGTTAGGAATTACATCATCAGGCAGAAGAGCAGTTTAAAAGTGCTTGCTTGTCATTGGctaaaaagataaaacagtgATGACAAACGGCCCTCTGCCATGACCAgctcatttttattgttaagaCGGTCTGTTGTTTACTGATGCAAACTGCTTCTAAACTGCTGAGTGAGCTGTTTGAAAGTACTGTCAGCTATCCCAAAAGGCTTTTACTGCTCATGCTGATGATTGTAGAAACTGCAGAGTGATAAGTTGTGTTTTGCAAATCCAAAAGTAATTACAGTGTCAGTGTATTCTAGTCTACCCTGTGGTTCAGTGTAAAAggtgtggcaaaaaaaaaaaaatagtagtgGGTAGTCTACAATACTGGATGGTGTGTTTTTATGAGTGAACAACGCCCAGCATTAATatctaaaacacatttgtgtcttTTCAGGCACACTGCAGGAGTATCAGAAGAGGATGAAGAAGTTGGACCAACAGTACAAAGAGAGACTTCGGAATGCAGGCAAGAACATGAAGTGCTTTACTTCTGATGCATCCATGCTAACCAATGTTGGGCACGCTGTTTAGATTTAAGGAAGCTTTCTGCTGTAGTTTGGCTTGTTTATTCAGGGAAAAGCACAGGGCTACAGACGACTGTGTGtacctgaaaataaaaatagccgCTACCATGGATTTAAGAAGAGAAGTATGGGTAATGAAAGAATCAAGCCAATGTCTTGGTTGGACTTTTTAAACAGCAATTTTTCCCACACACTTAAATTGACCTTCCCATATACAGCCTTCTTTTGAGGTGGTCTTCAGTATCATTAAGCTGCTTCGTAAGAATAATAGTAGTCCTTGTTCTGCTCTGGAGATCTGCTGTGAGCTGGATAATATAAACCTGCATCTACTGAAAACTGATCCTACACTAGGCTTAAAAAGATGACAAGATATAGTTCCAGGTGGTGGAGTTGGGAGTTTTAGCCACATTATCAGAGACTCACTGAAGAGACAGCTGACGATATTGCTCAGTTACTTGTTATAAAAGctatatatgcatatatttaaGTTATTTGGTGGTTGACTTCACACAACATGTGTGCCTTCTTCCGCAGGGCTCCTGCTCACACCCACATGTCCCAAACACATAAATCCATGCGATGCACTTAACTGTATTGGGTGGAATGAAAGCGCATACTGTCTACTCATTTAAACTTACAGGATGCTGTTTTGTAAAAGACTGAGCTTCTTCTCtgtcctctgtcctctgtcaACCTGTCCTCTAACCATTTGGCTGCTTTAACTATATTGGATACTCTGCTTTTGTTGACTCAGTAGCTTGTCTTGTTTGTGATCAGCTTTCTCCTTTGCTTGCTGTGTGCCAGAATTGAATGTACTCAGTTTTTTGCTGATCAAAATGACTGTTTATTTAGTTAGGAATGCAGTGCCAAAAGGCTCTGGTAGTACACTCATAATCACTGCAGTGGAGAGTAGTAAGTATGTAATTACCAATGATCAGTTAATTTCTAATGCTAAAATGACTAAAAGATAAACAGTCAGTGCCTTATTATTCTCAGAGTTTTACTTGAACTTCAGTATTTTACTATAAGCTTCTGGTACTTTGTGCTCCTGTGCTATAAGCATTTTCTTTTATGATTTTTGAGggtaaataaattgaatttaatgACACTGAACAACAGTTTGCTTCATGTGACCAGTTATGCTTTATTTTTCCCATTTACAGATCTATTTCTCCAGCTTGAGGTAAGTACAACAGTATCTCAGACGGTCTGACGCTAATGTAAAATCAAAatcagccattttttttttttgtactttttggaCATACAAGCATAAATTTCTTCTTGCTTTCTGGTTTTGTACCTTCTGCAGACAGAGCAGGTGGAGAGGAACTACATCAAGGAGAAAAAGGCAGCAGTGAAGGAGTTCGATGATAAAAAGGTTGAGCTAAAGGAAAACCTAATTGCAGAGctggaggagaaaaagaagatgATTGAGAATGAGAAATTAACAATGGAGCTGACAGGCGGTAAGGGAGCCAGAACAGGATTATTAATCAGGGACTTGCTCAGCAAAAGAGAgatggggtaaaaaaaaaaaagtatgtgggTGGCTGTATTTTACTTCTTTCtacatattttaatattaagtCATCAAATGAAATCTGAATTTTCAGATACTGTTAAGATGCTGATCTCTATTCATCTATGCATCTGGAGGTCACACTCATATTTCTTCTATTCATAGACTCCATGGAGGTAAAGCCAATCATGACCCGGAAGCTGAGGAGACGGCCCAACGATCCAGTCCCAATACCAGACAAGCGGCGAAAACCTGCACCAGATATCCTTTGAATAAACTTGTGACTGTAAAATATTCCAGATTATTTATACTTGTAGAATTTGTTCTTGAGATACcttaaaataagttaaaaatagattttgtgtcttaaaaaaaacaaaaaaccttctTTAACTCTTCAAACCTCAGCTAAATTATTTGCTAACAGATGAGCAGATAATGGAAGATTTAAGAACACTTAATAAGGTGAGTACTTCTAAATTTCTAGATGTGATGTGTTTTTGGAAAGCAATATAACTCAGCAATTCCTTGTAATAAATCTTGTCAACCCTGCTTTTTACAGCTGAAATCACCAAAGCGACCAGGTATGATTGCACGTGCCTTCTACTACGGATTTTTATAATGAACATTTATGTGTGTACTGAGTTACAGTACAAAATTAATACCTCTCAGACGAAGAGAGTAGCATTGGTCTTCTGCTAGGAGAAAGGGTCAATAAAATGCATCAcagtaatattttgtttcttacATGTATATTAGCAGGGGGATATTAATCAGGTGTTTCTCCCTCCCTAGTGTCTCCCTCATCTCCAGAACATGTCCCCTCTGCTCCCATGGAGAGCCCCACCCAGCGTTATGAGGCCCGCATCGAGGATGGGAAACTTTACTATGATAAAAGATGGTGAATTTCAAGTTTTAATCTGTGCAACTCTGACACGATAGCAATTTATACACAGTGTCGCCACTAGATGGCCACATTGTTATGCGTTGGATGTTAGCTTGAGCCTGTAAAGATATTTTACAACCACTGGGATAGCAGCCTCATTTTTTTCTGCGCTACAGAAAGAGAGATTGCTTAGGAGCTACTGAATACTATGCTTAAAGGCACTGTTAAAAATGCATATTTGTAGAATATGTCTGCACAAGAACCAGCAACGCACTCCCTGCTGTTATGCCAAAATAAGAGTGAAATTCCCTGAATAGACACAGCCCTCCCTTGCCCTTCTATTTCAGAGCTGAGTTGTGAATCAGACATGCCAGAGCATAAGGTCATTTGAAGATGGGTAAAAATAATAGAATTCTGTCCTATTAGCCGCTCATATAGACAAAGTAATTTGAGAAGACAGAGCTATGTGCACTTTTCTTTCAAGGCAAACTCTCATTTATTGATGGCTAAAGAAGATGCCACCACTGGAAAGCCTTCTCAAAAAGCCACAGGGAGGCAAATGCGTCATTATTCTTCAGTGGGCCCTTAATAATGAAGTACCTTCTGTCAGTCTCTTCCTCTAGGTTTGTTCTGTCCTCTATAAGGTTGGAGCTATTAAAAAATAACagactttttgttttgatttttcattCCAATTATCTACTTAGTGCCTTCTCAGGAGTAATGTGGTTTATTCAGCTGGGTAAAATTATTTATAATGAACTCCCCTCCAGTCTGCACTTGTTTGTTTGAtgtttagtctgtgtgtgtttatgctgaCAGGTACCACAAGAGTCAGGCCATCTACCTGGAGTCAAAAGACAACACAAAGATCAGCTGTGTCATCAGCACAGTAGGAACCAATGAGGTGGGTTTTAGTTCTCATTCCAAGCATCAGCATCTCATCCAATTGCATACAGAACTGTATCATTAATTAAGATTGAAGTATTCTGTGTAtatagtctttaaaaaaaattgtcattCCTATAAGATGACCAGACAAGAAGACATTAAGCATTGTCCTATCCAATAAGATAGTCTCTCTAGTTAAAGCTCGACATCGTATGTTTCTCCGTGGCATAGCGCtcaatttttttccaaaaaaacatTATAAAGACATCAGCAAGACACACTGTTGCGCGGGGCAACATATTCCATCATTACCAGACTCTATGCCACATGTACTATCCTGCTGCTGTGAATAGTCACCAGAGCACTGAATGTTTATTGATAAACAGCTGAAAATAGTCTCTGAGTATACAATTCTGTTTGAGGAACATCTGCTAAAAAGTATGGTGCCCAGCTGTTTTAGgatattacaaaacaatttgggaggggaaaaaaacaaaggaaaaatcaAAATGACATTTGAGACCAATTGTGCAGCAGTTGTACTTCTGGGTTTCCACAAGCACATTACAAGCttgaaaatgccttgttttttttctgttttttttttttttgtttttttaaagttaatatATTGTATTGATATCTGATAGGACTTCTGATAGCTTTTACAATTTactaaaacaacaataacatatCCTCACATAAGAAAAATGGTACACCCTCTATTAATTCTAAGCTttttaaatacagagacatTATAAAACTTATGACTCCCTTTCCAGGTTTTAAAAATTAGATGAACAAAGCAGGAATATTGAAcaatttcattatttatttaacaaaaataaaaacgcaCACACCATGATTTACCGTCTTTTAGCAGCAGTGACTTTAAAGGTATAGTAAGTAATTTTTTGCGATTaattaagagaaaaaacaatgttGTAATAATAAATGTCCATTGATGAGTGTGTAATTGCACTTTTCAAGAAATTAATAATCTCACAAAATACATAGGGGCATACCCTGGTTTGTGAAAGTCACCATGGAAGTTACTTcccacccatatggaaaagaaatagtaaaaacttataaaagacttgcataagatgtggcctacttcatatagtgaatcatataagacttatatgatttactcatgaaagtggccactttctcattactttcatagattgttttagtaagtatccaaaacatacaagtttcatttatataattcttcaagggatcttatatctgttttcactcttgtatgcttttcatacaagtttcacacaagacagatacaaactttataagatttatatatatcttttccatatgggcagtTCCATTTTTATGTGTGTGGGTTGAGACCAGCTACATACATAGTTTGTCTTATAAATTCCTTATAAATTAAAGATCACAAACAACTCTTCCAAACTGTACATGGGCATTAAAATTTCTACATGCATTCTTTCGTCATCTCTTTCTCATTATGCCTTTCTCCTCCCTCATTTCCACCTAATCCTCTTCCTCCACAACTCAGCCCTCATCTCCTGAACTGAAGGCAGGGGGCTAACACACTAAAATGTGCATAAATTAGCTTATTGTCGCAGTTTCTTATTGTCAGCAGATTACATATGCGACCCTCTGGACAGCTGACTATGAGctggctaaacaacaacagctggtcgTAACCTAACATTTTGACAGCTAATGTCAGGCTTGagtgtactttaaaaaaataacaaaaataaaatcgcACTTTCACTCTGGTAAAAAGTTTGATTATGTTCTCACATTGTATGAAGGTTTATTTTCCAAGTTTCAGAGTCCAAAAATATTAGATTCAGGGAAATTTTTTTTACTAATGCCGGGTAACAACAGCTAACATCAGTAGTGA
This region of Pelmatolapia mariae isolate MD_Pm_ZW linkage group LG12, Pm_UMD_F_2, whole genome shotgun sequence genomic DNA includes:
- the suds3 gene encoding sin3 histone deacetylase corepressor complex component SDS3 isoform X2, whose product is MTTLQDTEDASETDLAKHDEDDYVEIKEQMYQDKLASLKRQLQQLQEGTLQEYQKRMKKLDQQYKERLRNADLFLQLETEQVERNYIKEKKAAVKEFDDKKVELKENLIAELEEKKKMIENEKLTMELTGDSMEVKPIMTRKLRRRPNDPVPIPDKRRKPAPAQLNYLLTDEQIMEDLRTLNKLKSPKRPVSPSSPEHVPSAPMESPTQRYEARIEDGKLYYDKRWYHKSQAIYLESKDNTKISCVISTVGTNEIWVRKTSDSTKMRIYLGQLQRGAFVIRRRSAA
- the suds3 gene encoding sin3 histone deacetylase corepressor complex component SDS3 isoform X1, with the protein product MASTLLSPMVDYYNDEEELDSVDDDDDRSFRGRDSEEDTEDASETDLAKHDEDDYVEIKEQMYQDKLASLKRQLQQLQEGTLQEYQKRMKKLDQQYKERLRNADLFLQLETEQVERNYIKEKKAAVKEFDDKKVELKENLIAELEEKKKMIENEKLTMELTGDSMEVKPIMTRKLRRRPNDPVPIPDKRRKPAPAQLNYLLTDEQIMEDLRTLNKLKSPKRPVSPSSPEHVPSAPMESPTQRYEARIEDGKLYYDKRWYHKSQAIYLESKDNTKISCVISTVGTNEIWVRKTSDSTKMRIYLGQLQRGAFVIRRRSAA